In Stutzerimonas stutzeri, a genomic segment contains:
- a CDS encoding threonine aldolase family protein → MTTANQQFASDNYSGICPEAWEAMARANQGHDRAYGDDQWTTRAADHFRQLFETDCEVFFAFNGTAANSLALSSLCQSYHSVICGDIAHIETDECGAPEFFSNGSKLLVARTEQGKLTPTAIREIALKRKDIHYPKPRVVSITQATEIGTVYRPDELRAISDTCKELGLHLHMDGARFANACAFLGLSPAELSWKAGVDVLCFGGTKNGMAVGEAILFFNRDLAEDFEYRCKQAGQLASKMRFLSAPWVGLLENNAWMKYAEHANRCAHLLAELISDVPDVELMFPVEANGVFVSIPPLALEALRSRGWMFYTFIGVGGARFMCSWDTSEERVRQLADDIRSVVIQNQ, encoded by the coding sequence ATGACCACCGCCAATCAGCAATTCGCCAGCGACAACTATTCGGGTATCTGTCCAGAAGCTTGGGAAGCCATGGCCCGGGCGAACCAGGGCCATGATCGGGCTTACGGCGACGACCAATGGACGACCCGTGCCGCGGACCATTTCCGCCAGCTGTTCGAAACCGATTGCGAGGTGTTCTTCGCGTTCAATGGCACCGCAGCCAACTCCCTGGCGCTGTCTTCGCTCTGCCAGAGCTATCACAGCGTAATCTGCGGCGATATCGCACATATCGAAACTGACGAATGCGGCGCCCCGGAGTTCTTCTCCAACGGCTCCAAGCTGCTGGTGGCGCGGACCGAGCAGGGCAAGCTCACACCCACGGCGATCCGCGAAATTGCACTGAAGCGCAAGGACATCCATTACCCCAAACCGCGCGTCGTCAGCATCACCCAGGCCACTGAAATAGGCACCGTATACCGGCCCGACGAACTCAGAGCCATCAGCGATACCTGCAAAGAACTGGGGCTGCACCTGCACATGGACGGCGCACGTTTCGCCAATGCCTGCGCATTCCTTGGCCTGTCACCAGCGGAGCTGAGCTGGAAGGCTGGCGTGGACGTGCTGTGTTTCGGTGGTACCAAGAACGGTATGGCGGTGGGCGAAGCCATTCTGTTTTTCAACCGGGACCTGGCTGAAGATTTCGAATACCGCTGCAAGCAGGCTGGCCAGCTGGCATCCAAGATGCGTTTTCTGTCGGCGCCTTGGGTCGGCTTGCTGGAAAACAATGCCTGGATGAAATACGCCGAGCACGCCAATCGCTGTGCCCATTTGCTGGCCGAGCTGATCAGCGATGTGCCGGATGTGGAGCTTATGTTTCCGGTTGAAGCCAACGGCGTTTTCGTGAGTATTCCGCCGTTGGCGCTCGAGGCACTCAGAAGCCGCGGTTGGATGTTCTACACCTTCATCGGCGTCGGCGGCGCGCGCTTCATGTGCTCCTGGGATACCAGCGAAGAGCGGGTGCGCCAGTTGGCAGATGACATACGCAGCGTCGTTATTCAGAACCAATGA
- a CDS encoding DUF202 domain-containing protein encodes MHISFRRRLEPKPPPPPLHEDPGLQPERTSLAWGRTLLTMLTVSSLFLRWMPYHGAFVAMLVALSLITALGIWTTQRHRYTRSASGLKSGRIQADAVSVLWLGASVSILALLGLYTVIFLPISS; translated from the coding sequence ATGCATATATCCTTTCGTCGTCGCCTGGAGCCCAAACCGCCGCCACCGCCGCTGCACGAAGATCCGGGTCTGCAGCCGGAGCGCACGTCGCTGGCCTGGGGTCGAACGCTGCTCACCATGCTCACCGTCAGCTCACTTTTCTTGCGCTGGATGCCATATCACGGGGCTTTTGTCGCCATGCTGGTTGCGCTTTCGTTGATCACGGCGCTGGGCATCTGGACCACCCAGCGGCATCGCTACACCCGCAGTGCCAGCGGCCTGAAGAGCGGGCGCATTCAAGCCGATGCGGTGTCGGTACTATGGCTGGGCGCCTCGGTTTCCATACTCGCCTTGTTAGGGCTCTACACCGTTATTTTTTTGCCGATCAGTAGCTGA
- a CDS encoding aldo/keto reductase has translation MRITLPRLGFGGAPLGNMFTPLDEATADATLKAAWEAGIRYYDTSPHYGAGLAEQRFGRLLSNKPRNDFVLSTKVGRLLQPANAPENAKPFVDELPNKRIVDYSADGARRSIEDSLERMGVDRIDVAFIHDVSEDQWGPQWTEYFQQAMQGAAKALTQMREEGMIRGWGLGVNLVEPCRMALEQSDPDVFLLAGRYSLLDQREALDTLFPQCVERGVGIVVGGPFNSGVLAGGEHYDYAQAPDEIRQKTQQIEAVCKEFDVDLRAAALQFCLAHPAVLSVIPGTSNPKRPAQYVQQFEAQIPTEFWRALKAKQLLMEDVPVPD, from the coding sequence ATGCGTATCACTCTTCCTCGTCTCGGTTTTGGCGGCGCGCCCTTGGGCAACATGTTCACACCTCTAGACGAAGCAACCGCTGACGCCACACTCAAGGCTGCCTGGGAAGCTGGCATTCGTTATTACGACACTTCACCGCATTACGGGGCTGGTTTGGCTGAACAGCGCTTCGGCCGTTTGCTCAGCAACAAACCACGCAACGACTTCGTGTTGAGTACGAAGGTAGGTCGTTTGTTGCAGCCGGCAAACGCGCCGGAAAACGCAAAGCCCTTTGTCGATGAACTGCCCAACAAACGCATCGTGGACTACTCCGCGGACGGCGCGCGCCGCTCCATTGAGGACAGTCTCGAGCGAATGGGCGTCGACCGTATCGACGTCGCGTTCATTCACGATGTGTCCGAAGATCAATGGGGCCCGCAATGGACCGAGTATTTTCAGCAAGCAATGCAAGGGGCTGCAAAAGCGCTCACGCAAATGCGTGAAGAAGGCATGATCCGTGGCTGGGGCTTGGGTGTGAATCTCGTTGAGCCCTGCCGCATGGCGCTTGAGCAGTCCGATCCAGATGTGTTTTTGCTTGCCGGTCGATATTCCCTTCTCGATCAGCGCGAAGCGCTGGACACACTGTTCCCGCAATGCGTAGAGCGCGGCGTGGGTATCGTTGTCGGCGGCCCGTTCAACTCCGGTGTACTGGCCGGTGGTGAACACTACGATTATGCCCAGGCACCCGACGAGATCCGTCAGAAAACTCAGCAAATCGAGGCTGTGTGCAAGGAGTTCGATGTCGATCTGCGGGCCGCCGCGCTGCAGTTTTGCCTTGCCCATCCTGCGGTGCTATCGGTCATTCCCGGCACCAGCAATCCAAAGCGCCCAGCGCAATATGTGCAGCAATTCGAAGCGCAGATACCAACCGAGTTCTGGCGCGCCTTGAAGGCTAAGCAACTTCTGATGGAGGACGTGCCGGTTCCGGACTAA
- a CDS encoding methyl-accepting chemotaxis protein, whose protein sequence is MSSAPANRQMSVQAKINLALVLVFALVLSASLLHAASTEKRLVLQVVEQQTKDAADSYFDSINTMMLTGTMAQREVLRDKILARPGVIDARIVRGEPVTKVFGPGFAHEAAADQMDRDALAGKATMDVSEGKNGRVLTVINPILAHQDHRGTNCLSCHHVAENSVMGAVRISYDLSVLDGEINRNVMTSAGIQLLLLLAGLIVMSYIIRRVIISRVNDMRHTMEAMTDDEDLSRIVSVHAEDEVGAMGHSFNRMIGKFRHSLEAVAGVTRQLGEVSDRVANLAEKTHSAVMAQRSETDMVASAMNEMSATVQEVARHASQTATASNDADEQSRAGVTLATEALDGIDGLIREIERGAQVIKQVEADSASIGMVLGVINGIAEQTNLLALNAAIEAARAGEQGRGFAVVADEVRTLASRTQQSTRDIQAIIEQLQSGVHDAVTVMQDAQIRAHAGSKCVAKAAQSLNVIASEVGTISDMNMQIATAAEEQSAVAEEINRNITTISNIADATSTDASQTSQISDELVRLAAELNRLVGQFRLC, encoded by the coding sequence ATGAGCAGCGCTCCCGCTAACCGCCAGATGTCCGTCCAGGCGAAGATCAACCTGGCCCTGGTGCTGGTTTTCGCACTGGTGCTTTCCGCCTCGTTGCTCCATGCCGCCAGCACCGAGAAACGACTGGTGTTGCAGGTCGTTGAACAGCAAACCAAGGATGCCGCCGACTCTTACTTCGATAGCATCAACACGATGATGCTGACCGGCACCATGGCCCAGCGCGAAGTGCTGAGAGACAAGATACTGGCAAGGCCCGGCGTCATTGACGCGCGCATCGTTCGTGGCGAGCCGGTGACCAAGGTCTTCGGCCCCGGGTTCGCACACGAGGCGGCGGCCGATCAGATGGACCGCGACGCGCTGGCAGGTAAGGCCACGATGGACGTCAGCGAGGGCAAGAACGGCCGAGTGCTAACCGTCATCAACCCGATCCTTGCTCACCAGGACCACCGCGGCACCAATTGCCTTTCATGCCACCACGTTGCCGAAAATTCGGTGATGGGGGCTGTGCGGATCAGCTACGACCTGTCGGTTCTCGACGGTGAAATAAATCGCAATGTCATGACCTCCGCCGGCATCCAGCTTCTGCTTCTGCTGGCCGGCCTGATCGTGATGAGCTACATCATTCGCCGCGTAATCATCAGTCGCGTCAACGACATGCGCCACACCATGGAGGCGATGACGGATGACGAGGACCTCAGCCGCATCGTATCCGTCCATGCCGAGGATGAAGTCGGCGCCATGGGGCACTCGTTTAACCGCATGATTGGCAAGTTTCGCCATAGTCTGGAAGCGGTTGCGGGTGTCACCCGTCAACTGGGCGAAGTGTCGGACCGTGTCGCCAACCTGGCCGAAAAGACCCACTCGGCGGTAATGGCGCAGCGCAGCGAAACCGACATGGTGGCCTCGGCGATGAACGAGATGAGCGCGACAGTGCAGGAAGTGGCGCGGCATGCCAGCCAGACGGCCACGGCCTCGAACGATGCGGACGAGCAATCCAGAGCTGGCGTCACCCTGGCTACCGAGGCGCTGGACGGCATCGACGGACTGATTCGGGAAATCGAACGGGGCGCACAGGTGATCAAGCAGGTCGAGGCGGACAGCGCCTCCATCGGCATGGTGCTGGGCGTTATCAACGGCATCGCCGAACAGACCAATCTGCTCGCACTTAACGCCGCCATCGAAGCAGCACGCGCAGGCGAACAGGGCCGTGGATTCGCAGTGGTCGCCGACGAGGTGCGCACTCTGGCGTCGCGTACACAACAATCCACCCGTGATATCCAGGCGATCATCGAGCAATTGCAGAGCGGTGTGCACGATGCGGTCACGGTCATGCAGGACGCGCAAATCCGCGCTCACGCTGGTTCCAAATGCGTCGCCAAGGCTGCCCAGAGCCTCAACGTGATTGCCAGTGAAGTGGGCACGATCAGCGACATGAACATGCAGATCGCCACGGCGGCAGAAGAGCAAAGCGCGGTCGCCGAGGAAATCAACCGCAACATCACCACCATCAGCAACATTGCCGACGCGACCTCGACGGATGCCAGCCAGACCTCGCAGATCAGCGATGAGCTGGTGCGCCTGGCGGCCGAGCTGAACCGCCTGGTTGGGCAGTTCCGTCTCTGTTAA
- a CDS encoding copper chaperone PCu(A)C translates to MLLRLITALVLGTASMTTMADDHAHSHQMNNGRPIITQVWSRAMPPSAPTGAVYFTLSNPGDTPDRLMNVQTPRAEKAELHTHVHKGDVMSMERIDSVEVPAGGEVEFKPGSSHVMLFKLSEPLVAGEHFPLTLTFENAGEVTVDVAIQEQAPESNGNAHQHH, encoded by the coding sequence ATGCTGCTTCGCCTGATCACCGCTCTCGTACTTGGCACGGCTTCTATGACCACCATGGCAGACGACCATGCGCACAGTCATCAGATGAACAATGGAAGGCCGATCATTACCCAGGTATGGTCCCGTGCTATGCCGCCGAGCGCCCCTACCGGCGCGGTGTATTTCACCTTGAGCAATCCCGGCGATACGCCTGATCGACTGATGAATGTACAGACTCCCCGTGCCGAAAAGGCCGAGTTGCATACCCATGTCCATAAGGGCGACGTGATGAGTATGGAGCGTATCGATTCGGTTGAGGTGCCAGCTGGCGGCGAAGTGGAATTCAAACCGGGAAGCAGCCATGTGATGCTTTTCAAACTGAGTGAGCCGCTGGTAGCCGGAGAGCATTTCCCCCTTACGCTGACTTTCGAGAACGCCGGTGAGGTAACCGTTGACGTCGCTATTCAGGAGCAGGCGCCTGAGTCGAACGGCAACGCCCATCAGCATCACTGA
- the galU gene encoding UTP--glucose-1-phosphate uridylyltransferase GalU, which translates to MIKKCLFPAAGYGTRFLPATKAMPKEMLPVVNKPLIQYGVEEALAAGLSQISIVTGRGKRSLEDHFDISYELEHQIRNTDKEKYLVGIRKLIDECSFSYTRQVEMKGLGHAILSGRPLIGDEPFAVVLADDLCINLNGDPVLAQMVKLYNQFRCSIVAIQEVPPEETSKYGVIAGEMIRDDIFRVSHMVEKPKPEDAPSNLAIIGRYILTPDIFNLIEQTEPGKGGEIQITDALMRQAQDGCVLAYKFKGQRFDCGSAEGYIAATNFCYENFYLTGKAF; encoded by the coding sequence ATGATCAAGAAATGCCTTTTTCCTGCGGCCGGATATGGCACGCGCTTCCTCCCTGCGACCAAGGCCATGCCCAAGGAGATGTTGCCGGTAGTGAACAAGCCCCTGATTCAGTACGGGGTTGAAGAGGCACTGGCCGCTGGGCTGAGCCAGATCTCGATTGTTACCGGTCGCGGCAAGCGTTCCCTGGAAGACCACTTCGACATTAGCTACGAGCTGGAACATCAGATCCGCAACACCGACAAGGAAAAGTACCTGGTCGGCATCCGCAAATTGATCGACGAGTGCAGCTTTTCCTACACCCGCCAAGTCGAAATGAAGGGTCTTGGCCACGCCATTCTCAGCGGCCGCCCGTTGATCGGTGACGAGCCCTTTGCCGTGGTTCTGGCCGACGACCTGTGCATCAACCTCAATGGCGATCCCGTGCTGGCGCAGATGGTCAAGCTGTACAACCAGTTCCGTTGCTCGATCGTGGCCATCCAGGAAGTGCCGCCGGAAGAGACCAGCAAGTACGGTGTGATCGCCGGTGAAATGATCCGTGATGACATTTTCCGCGTCAGCCACATGGTCGAGAAGCCCAAGCCGGAGGACGCGCCGTCCAACCTGGCGATCATCGGCCGCTACATCCTGACCCCGGATATCTTCAATCTGATCGAGCAGACCGAGCCGGGCAAGGGCGGCGAGATCCAGATTACCGACGCCCTGATGCGTCAGGCTCAGGACGGCTGCGTCCTGGCATACAAGTTCAAGGGGCAGCGTTTCGACTGCGGCAGCGCCGAGGGCTATATCGCGGCGACCAACTTCTGCTACGAGAATTTCTACCTCACCGGCAAGGCGTTCTGA
- a CDS encoding YidH family protein yields the protein MERSRWSHRLLPGGKEPDPRFTLANERTFLAWIRTSLALLAGGVAVEAFAGGIFSLELRKVLAVSLLLLAMFISSTACIRWLSIERAMRHSGPLPFPLLIPILSIGGTLVTLVLISFIALRG from the coding sequence ATGGAACGAAGTCGCTGGAGTCACCGGTTATTACCCGGAGGAAAAGAGCCCGATCCGCGTTTCACTCTAGCCAACGAACGAACCTTTCTCGCCTGGATCCGCACGTCTCTGGCGCTACTGGCCGGCGGCGTGGCCGTCGAAGCCTTTGCCGGCGGCATCTTTAGCCTGGAGTTGCGCAAGGTGCTAGCGGTTTCGTTGTTATTGCTGGCCATGTTCATCAGCTCAACGGCCTGTATTCGCTGGTTGAGCATCGAACGAGCCATGCGCCACAGCGGTCCATTGCCGTTTCCACTGCTGATTCCGATTCTGTCGATCGGCGGCACCCTGGTTACATTGGTCCTGATCAGCTTCATCGCACTGCGCGGCTGA
- the hemN gene encoding oxygen-independent coproporphyrinogen III oxidase, whose product MDQTPSFNRALVEKYDRPGPRYTSYPTAPQFHQAFAIDDYRSAAQKTNEAPTPKPLSVYIHIPFCKSLCYYCACNKIITHKTERAVEYLEYLKREIQMQAALFDGSRKLTQLHLGGGTPTYFTSEQLADLMGALHDAFNMDDSDNHEFSLEVDPRTVTPGQIHGLHKLGFNRLSFGVQDFDEQVQIAVNRIQTEEQTRELVQAAREANFKSISVDLIYGLPLQTVESFNTTLNKIIEIRPDRIAAYSYAHLPDMVRAQKLIRPDDMPPPERKLELLELTIKRLTDAGYVHIGMDHFSLPDDELTLARANGTLQRNFQGYSTHADYDLIGLGISSIGKVGNSYSQNVKELSQYYARLNEGMLPVHRGYTLSEDDRLRRDVIISLMCHGRVDFSEIEVRYGIGFCDYFADSLAKLDEQVADGLVEIRGDAVVLMPQGHLMMRNVAMAFDAYLGGEQRGRFSRTV is encoded by the coding sequence ATGGACCAAACGCCGAGCTTTAACCGCGCCCTGGTCGAAAAATATGACCGTCCGGGTCCTCGCTACACCTCCTACCCCACCGCGCCCCAGTTCCATCAGGCCTTCGCCATCGACGACTATCGCAGCGCCGCGCAAAAGACCAACGAGGCCCCGACACCCAAGCCGCTATCGGTGTATATCCACATCCCCTTCTGCAAGAGCCTTTGCTACTACTGCGCCTGCAACAAGATCATCACCCACAAGACCGAACGTGCCGTCGAGTATCTGGAATACCTCAAGCGTGAGATCCAGATGCAGGCTGCACTGTTCGATGGTTCGCGCAAGCTGACCCAGCTGCATCTGGGCGGCGGCACGCCGACCTATTTCACCAGCGAGCAACTGGCCGATCTGATGGGCGCGTTGCACGACGCTTTCAATATGGATGACAGCGACAACCACGAATTCTCGCTGGAGGTCGATCCGCGAACCGTCACGCCCGGACAAATTCATGGACTGCACAAGCTCGGCTTCAATCGTCTGAGTTTTGGTGTGCAGGACTTCGATGAACAGGTGCAGATTGCGGTCAACCGCATCCAGACCGAAGAGCAGACCCGAGAGTTGGTTCAGGCTGCACGCGAAGCGAACTTCAAGTCGATCAGTGTCGACCTGATCTACGGGTTGCCGCTGCAGACAGTCGAGAGTTTCAACACCACCCTGAACAAGATCATCGAGATCCGCCCGGATCGCATCGCCGCTTACAGTTACGCGCATCTGCCGGATATGGTGCGTGCGCAGAAGCTGATCCGCCCGGACGACATGCCACCACCGGAACGCAAACTGGAACTGCTGGAGCTGACCATCAAGCGCCTGACAGACGCCGGCTACGTCCATATCGGCATGGATCACTTCTCCCTGCCTGATGATGAGCTGACGCTGGCCCGCGCCAACGGCACGCTGCAGCGCAACTTCCAGGGCTATTCGACCCACGCCGATTACGACCTGATCGGGCTCGGCATTTCCTCCATCGGCAAGGTCGGCAACAGCTACAGCCAGAACGTGAAGGAGTTGTCGCAGTACTACGCACGGCTGAACGAAGGCATGCTGCCGGTGCATCGCGGTTACACACTCAGCGAGGACGACCGGTTACGCCGCGACGTGATCATCTCCCTGATGTGCCATGGACGCGTCGATTTCTCCGAGATCGAAGTGCGCTACGGCATCGGCTTCTGCGATTACTTCGCCGATTCGTTGGCCAAGCTCGACGAGCAGGTGGCCGACGGTTTGGTGGAGATCCGCGGCGATGCGGTAGTGCTGATGCCTCAGGGGCACTTGATGATGCGCAACGTCGCCATGGCCTTTGACGCCTACCTCGGCGGCGAGCAGCGCGGCCGGTTCTCGCGCACGGTGTGA
- a CDS encoding helix-turn-helix domain-containing protein, producing MKRIPNYGLYGETAEPAWRDMLHCEWINERSAQYQWEIKPHQHDALLQLFYIRSGGGEVSLENQRLPFAGPSILVLPNRTVHAFSYQRDTDGPVFTAAQRPLESMARIVAPGLLGFLQRPSVVPLPWAADGSEPIWPLIQLIEEEARSKARGNIAAGHALLLTLLIHAARLDASINTAPRPGKSRRAAVLKQFRELVNQHFRNHWTLGRYSEALGMTTATLGRVCREEAGVAPSAIISERIVREAQRQLAYTSLHIQQIAHELGFADTAYFSRFFRKHAGLKPSEFRASFKR from the coding sequence GCGAGTGGATCAACGAGCGCAGCGCGCAGTACCAATGGGAAATCAAGCCCCATCAGCACGATGCATTGCTGCAGTTGTTTTACATCCGCAGTGGCGGTGGTGAGGTTTCGCTGGAAAACCAGCGCCTGCCGTTCGCTGGCCCGAGCATCCTGGTCCTGCCGAATCGCACCGTGCATGCGTTCAGTTATCAGCGCGACACCGACGGTCCCGTCTTTACGGCAGCACAACGCCCTCTGGAATCGATGGCCCGGATCGTCGCACCCGGGCTGCTGGGCTTTCTGCAGCGACCCAGCGTCGTGCCGCTGCCCTGGGCCGCCGATGGCAGCGAACCGATCTGGCCATTGATCCAGTTGATCGAGGAAGAAGCGCGGAGCAAGGCCCGTGGCAACATTGCGGCAGGCCATGCACTGTTGCTGACGTTGCTGATTCACGCCGCGCGGCTGGACGCTTCGATCAACACGGCCCCACGCCCTGGCAAAAGCCGCCGTGCCGCGGTGCTGAAGCAGTTTCGTGAATTGGTGAACCAGCATTTTCGCAATCACTGGACCCTTGGGCGCTATAGCGAAGCCCTGGGCATGACCACGGCCACGCTCGGCCGTGTTTGCCGGGAGGAGGCGGGCGTCGCGCCCAGCGCCATCATCAGCGAGCGCATCGTGCGCGAGGCGCAGCGCCAACTTGCCTACACCAGTTTGCACATCCAGCAGATCGCCCATGAACTCGGCTTTGCCGATACCGCTTACTTCAGCCGGTTCTTCCGTAAACATGCCGGTCTCAAGCCCAGTGAGTTCCGGGCTTCGTTCAAACGGTGA
- the gorA gene encoding glutathione-disulfide reductase, which produces MAYDFDLFVIGAGSGGVRAARFAAGYGARVAVAESRYLGGTCVNVGCVPKKLLVYGAHYAEDIGQAQGYGWTIDGATFDWKALIANKDREIQRLNGIYKNLLVDSGVTLLQAHARLVDAHTVEVEGRHYSAEHILIATGGWPFVPDVPGREHAITSNEAFYLDQLPRRVLVVGGGYIAVEFASIFHGCGADTKLLYRGELFLRGFDGSLRDHLKDELIKKDIDLQFNADIARIDKQADGSLLATLKDGRVLEADCILYATGRRPMLDGLGLENVDVALDKRGFVAVDEQFRTSTSSILALGDVIGRIQLTPVALAEGMAVARQLFKPEEYRPVDYNTIATAVFSLPNMATVGLTEEEARKQGHKVVVFESRFRPMKLTMTGSLERSLMKLVVDAETDKVLGCHMAGPDAGEIMQGMAVALKAGATKRIFDDTVGIHPTAAEEFVTMRTPTGI; this is translated from the coding sequence ATGGCTTACGACTTCGATTTATTCGTCATCGGTGCTGGCTCCGGTGGCGTCCGTGCCGCTCGATTCGCCGCGGGCTATGGTGCCCGCGTCGCGGTTGCGGAAAGCCGCTATCTGGGTGGCACCTGCGTAAACGTCGGCTGCGTACCGAAGAAACTGCTGGTCTACGGCGCTCACTATGCCGAGGACATCGGCCAGGCCCAAGGCTATGGCTGGACCATCGACGGTGCAACCTTCGACTGGAAGGCCCTGATCGCCAACAAGGACCGCGAGATTCAACGCCTCAACGGTATCTACAAGAATCTCCTGGTCGACAGCGGCGTCACCTTGTTGCAAGCGCATGCGCGGCTGGTCGATGCCCATACCGTTGAAGTCGAAGGCCGCCACTACAGTGCCGAGCATATTCTGATCGCGACCGGCGGCTGGCCCTTCGTGCCGGACGTCCCGGGCCGTGAACACGCCATTACCTCTAACGAAGCCTTTTATCTCGACCAGCTGCCGCGCCGCGTGCTGGTGGTCGGGGGCGGCTACATTGCCGTGGAGTTCGCCTCCATCTTCCATGGCTGCGGTGCCGACACCAAGCTGCTGTATCGAGGCGAGCTGTTCCTGCGCGGCTTCGATGGTTCGCTACGCGATCACCTCAAAGATGAATTGATCAAGAAGGACATCGACCTGCAGTTCAATGCCGATATCGCGCGCATCGACAAGCAGGCGGACGGTAGCTTGCTCGCCACTTTAAAAGACGGGCGGGTATTGGAAGCAGATTGCATCCTGTACGCCACGGGCCGGCGTCCGATGCTGGACGGCCTGGGACTCGAGAACGTCGACGTCGCGCTGGACAAGCGCGGTTTCGTCGCGGTTGACGAGCAGTTTCGAACCTCAACGTCTTCCATTCTGGCGCTCGGCGACGTGATCGGCCGCATTCAGCTAACCCCCGTAGCGCTTGCCGAGGGCATGGCGGTGGCGCGTCAGCTGTTCAAACCGGAGGAGTACCGGCCGGTTGATTACAACACCATCGCCACCGCGGTGTTCAGCCTGCCGAACATGGCGACGGTCGGGCTGACCGAAGAAGAAGCGCGTAAGCAGGGGCACAAGGTGGTGGTGTTCGAGAGTCGCTTCAGGCCCATGAAACTGACCATGACCGGCAGCCTCGAGCGCAGCCTGATGAAGCTGGTGGTCGATGCCGAAACCGACAAGGTGCTGGGGTGCCATATGGCCGGGCCGGATGCCGGTGAGATCATGCAGGGCATGGCCGTGGCCTTGAAGGCCGGCGCCACCAAACGCATCTTCGACGATACGGTGGGCATCCACCCGACAGCGGCTGAAGAATTCGTCACCATGCGCACGCCAACGGGAATCTGA
- a CDS encoding VOC family protein: MRPTLTHLALHVPDLDACIAFYAQFCGMHVFHERAGKGSRIVWMAEPGKEREFIFVIMPGGQDRELAENDYSHFGFALSSRGEVDAIAARARQAGCLIWEPRDEPYPVGYYCGLRDPAGNYVEFSYGQPLGPGAEDMPSP; this comes from the coding sequence ATGCGCCCTACCCTGACTCACCTCGCCCTGCATGTTCCCGACCTCGACGCATGCATCGCGTTTTATGCACAGTTCTGCGGGATGCATGTGTTCCACGAGCGCGCCGGAAAAGGTTCGCGAATCGTCTGGATGGCCGAGCCCGGCAAGGAGCGGGAGTTTATCTTCGTGATCATGCCGGGGGGCCAGGATCGTGAACTGGCGGAAAACGACTACAGCCATTTCGGCTTTGCGTTGTCGAGTCGCGGCGAAGTCGATGCGATTGCCGCTCGTGCTCGTCAGGCTGGCTGCCTGATCTGGGAGCCACGCGATGAACCCTACCCGGTCGGCTACTACTGCGGCCTGCGAGATCCCGCGGGTAATTACGTCGAGTTCAGCTATGGGCAGCCATTGGGACCAGGTGCCGAGGACATGCCGTCCCCATGA